A single region of the Prochlorococcus marinus str. MIT 0917 genome encodes:
- a CDS encoding tetratricopeptide repeat protein — protein MEPSDKEQVKKKVTEVKTFSVPFPLKEIKENTTITTNNPFKPSKEQIINQAFKFHSEGNISEAVKYYQLFINQGFEDYRVFSNYGTILKDLGKLKEAELSARKAIELNPDFGKAYSNLGSILNDLGKSQEAELSTRKAIELNPNFTEAHSNLGNVLRDLGKLQEAELSTRKAIELNPNFTEAHFILGNVLRDLGKLQEAELSTRKAIELNPNFTEAHSNLGNILSDLGKLQEAESSTRKAIKLNPNFAEAHSNLGNILRDLGKLQEAELSTRKAIKLNPNFAEAYSNLGNVLRDHGNLQEAELSTRKAIKLNPNFAEAYSNLGNILSDLGKLKEAELSQIKAIEIKPNLSKAYYNLGTIQKYLGKLEEAEISQRKAIELKPDFAEAYSNLANLLLQRMKFKEGWDYYEWRWQVNEKDNYIGEKLVTSKPEWSLIDKGRVLLWGEQGIGDQILFTSLIPELVQKVDKLIIKVDKRLIPLLQRSFDRNIIYFDQNDFVSEDKYDFQIAMGSLPRLLRTNKESLAKNNKPYLKVDDKKSHNFRKQLRHSQFKKIIGISWKSMSRFNKDKSLSLEEFILGIYSPSFCFVNLQYGNTTDEIINLKKKYDINIIEIEEVDTFNDIDDLASLINACDQIVSIENLISDLAGSIGINSLILLNHKSHWRSGQNNDYSYWFPLQKLFRKNHSQTWDNALNQIQKDLINEKNNIQTSI, from the coding sequence ATGGAACCTAGTGATAAAGAGCAAGTAAAAAAGAAAGTGACTGAAGTAAAAACATTCTCAGTACCATTTCCTTTAAAAGAAATTAAAGAAAATACAACTATTACTACGAACAATCCTTTCAAACCTTCTAAAGAACAAATAATTAATCAAGCATTTAAGTTTCACTCAGAAGGAAACATTTCAGAAGCAGTAAAATATTATCAACTTTTTATCAATCAAGGCTTCGAGGATTACAGAGTTTTTTCTAATTATGGAACAATTTTAAAAGATCTTGGTAAATTAAAAGAGGCAGAGTTATCTGCTCGCAAAGCTATTGAACTTAATCCTGATTTCGGAAAAGCATATTCCAATCTGGGAAGCATTTTGAATGATCTTGGCAAATCACAAGAAGCGGAATTATCGACTCGTAAAGCTATTGAACTTAATCCTAATTTTACAGAGGCTCATTCCAATCTAGGTAATGTATTGAGAGATCTTGGCAAATTACAAGAAGCGGAATTATCGACCCGTAAAGCTATTGAACTTAATCCTAATTTTACAGAGGCTCATTTCATTCTAGGTAATGTATTGAGAGATCTTGGTAAATTACAAGAAGCGGAATTATCGACCCGTAAAGCAATTGAACTTAATCCTAATTTTACAGAAGCTCATTCAAATCTTGGTAATATATTAAGTGATCTTGGTAAATTACAAGAAGCGGAATCATCGACTCGTAAAGCTATTAAACTTAATCCTAATTTTGCAGAAGCTCATTCAAATCTTGGTAATATATTGAGAGATCTTGGTAAATTACAAGAAGCTGAATTATCAACTCGTAAAGCTATTAAACTTAATCCTAATTTTGCAGAGGCATATTCCAATCTAGGTAATGTATTAAGAGATCATGGCAACTTACAAGAAGCTGAATTATCAACTCGTAAAGCTATTAAACTCAATCCTAATTTTGCAGAGGCATATTCCAATTTGGGAAACATATTGAGCGATCTTGGTAAATTAAAGGAAGCAGAATTATCCCAAATAAAGGCAATTGAAATCAAACCTAATTTATCAAAAGCATATTACAATCTAGGGACTATACAAAAATATCTTGGGAAATTAGAAGAAGCTGAAATATCACAGCGTAAAGCAATTGAACTGAAACCTGATTTTGCAGAGGCATATTCTAATCTTGCCAATCTTCTTTTACAAAGAATGAAATTTAAAGAGGGTTGGGATTATTATGAATGGAGATGGCAAGTAAATGAGAAGGACAATTATATTGGAGAAAAATTAGTGACATCAAAACCTGAGTGGTCTCTAATCGATAAAGGTAGGGTTTTGCTTTGGGGCGAGCAAGGAATAGGAGATCAAATTCTATTTACATCTTTAATACCTGAATTAGTACAAAAAGTTGATAAATTAATTATTAAAGTTGATAAAAGATTAATTCCTTTATTGCAAAGATCTTTCGATAGGAATATAATTTATTTTGATCAAAATGATTTTGTTAGTGAAGATAAATATGATTTCCAAATTGCAATGGGTTCCCTTCCTAGGTTACTAAGAACTAACAAAGAAAGTTTAGCAAAAAATAATAAGCCATATTTAAAAGTAGATGATAAAAAGTCTCATAATTTTAGAAAGCAATTAAGACATTCACAATTTAAAAAAATTATAGGTATTTCTTGGAAATCAATGTCAAGATTTAATAAAGATAAATCATTATCTCTTGAAGAATTTATTCTCGGAATTTATTCTCCATCATTTTGTTTTGTTAATCTTCAGTATGGTAATACAACTGATGAAATAATTAATTTAAAGAAAAAATATGATATTAATATTATTGAAATAGAAGAAGTTGATACTTTTAACGATATTGATGACCTTGCATCTCTAATAAATGCATGTGATCAAATAGTCAGCATTGAAAATTTAATCTCAGACCTCGCAGGTTCAATTGGTATCAATAGCTTAATTTTACTAAATCATAAAAGTCATTGGAGATCTGGACAAAATAATGATTACTCTTATTGGTTCCCATTGCAAAAGCTATTTAGAAAAAACCACTCTCAGACATGGGATAACGCTTTAAATCAAATCCAGAAAGATTTAATTAACGAAAAAAACAATATTCAAACTTCCATTTAA
- a CDS encoding tetratricopeptide repeat protein: protein MEGKRSRDQAEFKVKTFPVPISLGVIKEKSSKNDKLNQEELINQSINIHIQGNIKEATKYYKYLIDQGVNDYRVFSNLGNILKGLGNLDEAELYTRKAIEINPNEASILFNLGNILKDLGNLEEAELYTLKSIKIKPDLAKAHFCLGLISNRQGDPYKAIEAFKKTIKFSPDNLDAILSLGSTLIDIRKNEEGKKYLMNILDIKPNKDINKERINLLNTIQQKALYKLTHCLFHEGDFTSSRELLGKLTVDEYYYSYNIACLLGLDTTKDFYNAYKIISEKNICNSIIGSVIDHSNIIYGEKNNSTFCNEAIDYIMHKNLNEEEFPTNMCDSLISFLHQDNNKAKVRNGLNNISQTKGNIFSLDYTFIKDLKKLIENQINNYRHLFRDSKEGFIKNWPENYSLGGWLLDTKPGGLLKPHMHEGAWLSGSFYLKVPKKNNDEGNIVFSPKGPLYPDKGKLFPEKVLTIKSRDICIFPSSLFHYTIPFKSSEERICFVFDIMPF from the coding sequence ATGGAGGGGAAAAGATCTAGAGACCAAGCAGAATTTAAAGTAAAAACATTCCCTGTTCCAATTTCGTTAGGAGTAATAAAAGAAAAAAGTAGTAAAAATGATAAGCTAAATCAAGAAGAACTAATTAATCAATCAATTAATATTCATATACAGGGAAACATTAAAGAGGCAACCAAATATTATAAATATTTAATAGATCAAGGAGTCAATGATTACAGGGTTTTCAGTAATTTAGGTAATATATTGAAAGGCCTTGGTAACTTAGATGAAGCAGAATTATATACTCGCAAAGCAATTGAAATTAATCCTAATGAAGCAAGTATATTATTCAATCTAGGAAATATTTTGAAAGATCTTGGTAACTTAGAAGAAGCAGAATTATATACTCTTAAATCTATAAAGATTAAACCTGATTTAGCTAAAGCTCATTTTTGTCTTGGATTAATATCAAATAGACAAGGTGATCCTTACAAAGCAATAGAAGCTTTTAAAAAAACAATAAAATTTTCACCTGATAACTTAGATGCCATATTAAGCCTAGGGTCCACCTTAATAGATATAAGAAAAAATGAAGAAGGGAAAAAATATCTAATGAATATATTAGATATTAAACCTAATAAAGATATAAACAAAGAAAGAATTAATTTACTAAATACTATTCAACAAAAGGCTTTATATAAATTAACCCACTGTCTTTTTCATGAAGGTGATTTTACATCTTCAAGAGAACTTCTTGGAAAATTAACAGTTGATGAATATTATTATAGCTATAATATAGCATGCTTGCTAGGACTTGATACTACTAAGGATTTCTATAATGCCTACAAAATAATATCTGAGAAAAATATATGTAATTCAATAATCGGATCAGTTATTGATCATTCTAATATAATTTATGGTGAAAAAAATAATTCAACCTTTTGCAATGAAGCTATTGATTATATAATGCATAAAAACTTAAATGAAGAAGAATTTCCAACAAATATGTGTGATTCTCTTATCTCATTTCTACATCAAGATAACAACAAAGCAAAAGTTAGGAATGGATTAAATAATATATCTCAAACAAAAGGAAATATCTTTTCATTAGATTATACTTTCATAAAGGACTTAAAGAAATTAATCGAAAATCAAATAAATAATTATAGACATCTTTTTAGAGATAGTAAAGAGGGTTTTATAAAGAATTGGCCTGAAAATTATAGCTTGGGTGGCTGGCTATTAGATACCAAGCCTGGTGGTTTACTAAAGCCTCATATGCATGAAGGAGCATGGCTAAGTGGCTCATTTTATTTAAAAGTTCCAAAGAAAAACAATGACGAAGGTAATATTGTCTTCAGTCCTAAAGGTCCACTTTATCCTGACAAAGGAAAGCTTTTCCCTGAGAAAGTATTAACAATAAAATCAAGAGATATATGTATTTTTCCCTCTTCATTATTTCATTATACTATCCCTTTTAAAAGCTCAGAAGAGAGAATTTGTTTTGTTTTTGACATTATGCCATTTTGA
- a CDS encoding KdsC family phosphatase, with protein MTNPFMGIVSDIKLIAMDFDGVLSDGGIYIDSKGNEMKRFDVKDGMGIKLLQANGFHIALISGSKSNTIHERANSLKIDIVLKGVENKLFAINKVQKELNIIPQQTIFLGDDVNDLLVLPAVKMFLTPANAHPACIKNAYWTGSLKGGEGFIREFTDLFLLALNINPLLPFETCNN; from the coding sequence ATGACCAATCCATTTATGGGAATAGTCTCAGATATAAAATTGATAGCGATGGATTTTGATGGAGTACTTTCTGATGGAGGAATTTATATTGATTCGAAAGGCAATGAGATGAAAAGATTTGATGTAAAGGATGGTATGGGAATAAAACTACTTCAAGCAAATGGCTTCCATATTGCTTTAATTTCAGGATCTAAAAGTAATACTATACACGAACGGGCTAATTCATTGAAAATTGATATTGTTCTGAAAGGGGTGGAAAATAAACTGTTTGCGATAAATAAAGTTCAGAAAGAATTAAATATAATTCCACAACAAACTATTTTTCTAGGTGATGATGTAAATGACCTTTTAGTATTACCTGCAGTTAAAATGTTTTTAACTCCTGCTAATGCTCATCCTGCTTGTATCAAAAACGCATACTGGACAGGATCATTAAAGGGTGGAGAAGGATTCATAAGAGAGTTCACTGACTTATTTTTACTAGCACTAAATATAAATCCACTATTACCATTTGAGACATGTAATAATTAG